The nucleotide sequence CTCATGAAATATTGCGCTGGGTACAGCAGCATAGCTTTTCAACAGGTGTATTACCTGAACAGCTTCATCCGTTTACTGGTGAAGCATTGTCAGTTGCGCCTTTAACATGGTCACATGCCACATATGTAGACGTTTTGAAAGAATATACGAAAGTCTACGAGAAACTTTCGCAAAACTCACTTGCTCGTTAGAAAAGAATTTGTTATCATGTTATGGTATGGTTTAATAGAGAATAATGACTGTTAGTAACCATGATTATGTACTTTGGTAAAGATGTGGAGGGAAACAACAATGCGTGTAAACATTACTTTAGCTTGTACTGAAACTGGTGATCGTAACTACATCACTACTAAAAACAAGCGTACGAATCCAGACCGTTTAGAGCTTAAAAAATACAGCCCGCGTTTAAAGAAATACACAGTTCACCGTGAAACGAAGTAATTTCACTTAGAAACGCCTGATACCCATGTAAATGAGGGATCAGGCGTTTTTTCATACTCAAAAATTTCAATACATACATAGCTGCGTGATATGATAAATACATCACTTTATTAGAGGTGTTTTATAGATGAATAAATCTGAATGGCGAAAAAAAATAAAACAAATGTTGCTTTTGACAAAAGAGGATGAAAGAAGAAAAAAAAGCAAGGCGATCTCTAATCTTCTATTTGAAACCGAAGAATGGAATAAAGCACAAAGTGTCGGAATTACCGTTGCAAGAAAATTTGAATTAGATACGTCCTTTATTATTAAAAAGGCATGGGAAGAAGGAAAGAAAGTCGGTGTTCCTAAGTGTTATTCTGCAGAAAAACAAATGCAATTTAGAGAAATGCGTTCATATGACGAACTTGAAAATGTTTACATGGATTTATTTGAACCTAGAATGGATGCGACTCAGCTTATTACTTCTGACCAAATAGATTTGATCATCGTTCCTGGACTAGTGTTTGATAGGAGAGGATATAGGATCGGATACGGCGGTGGTTATTATGATCGTTATTTGCAAACGTATCAAGGATTAAAAATTTCACTTGCATACTCCTTTCAAACGACAGATACACTTCCGCACGAAGAATTTGATATTCCAGTTGATCACATCATTACGGAAGATGGACGTTTTATTTAATGGAAATCATTTTAGGCGGGATTGCTCTGCTTTCACTTTTATCTGCAATACTTAAATGGCTGACGGTTCCGGGAAGTATAACAGCTTTCATATTGGGATTTATCATTTTTAAAGCGTTTGACTGGCAAGGGCTGGTTATATTAGGTGTATTTTTTATAACTTCTACGTTATTAACAAAATGGAAAAGAGATTTAAAGCGAGACGAAAAAGCACTGCATTCTGAAGAAAAAAAGGGAAGATCAGCTGGACAAGTGCTGGCTAATGGAGGTGCTGCTCTAATCGCTGCAGCATGTCACACGGCAATACCGAATCCTGTTTGGCTCATTATGTACACTGCAGCTTTTGCGACAGCCACAGCTGATACGTGGGCTTCTGAAATCGGTGTTCTATCAAAAAAGAAACCATTCCATATAAAAGAGTGGAAGACTGTAGATCGCGGGCTGTCTGGAGCGATCTCAAGTTTAGGTACTTTTGCGGCTGCTCTAGGTGCCCTTTTGATCGGTTTTAGTTTTTATATTCTTTTTGACACGTCATTTCTTGTTGCGCTTTGTATTGCTATTTCTGGTTTCGTTGGCAACCTAGCTGACACCGTATTTGGGGCCTGGTTTGAACAAAAGTTCTTTTGCTCAATGTGTAAAAAGGAAACAGAGAGCCGAGTGCACTGTGGAAAGAAAACAACAAGGATATATGGGGTTTCTTGGGTGTCAAACAATCTTGTGAATTTCACTTCAACTCTAATCGGTGGAATGATTGCGGGGGGGCTATATATATGGATAAACCTATGAGCTGTGTAGGTGTCGTTATAGCAGGGGGTAAGTCTCGGAGGTTTGGAAGTCCAAAAGTGTTTGCGGAATGGAATAACAAAACTTTTTTTGAGCATTCAATGAATTCCATCGCTCCTCTTTCAGATAACCTTATAGCTGTGGTCAGGGAGGAATGGATACAAGCATTACAACCTTACAATATTAATTACAATGCCGAAATCATTACAGATATCGATTCTTTTAAAGGAAATGGTCCTTTAGCAGGCATCTATAGCGCAATGATGCAAATAAAAGCCGATTATTATTTGGTCTCACCTTGTGACATGCCGAGAATGAGCAGCAGCATGTATGAAAAATGGCTAAAAATTGCTATGGATCATCCAGAGTATGATTGTGTTGTTCCGCTTTGGGAAGGGAAAGTATATCCGCTTAACGGTGTATATAAACGAACATGCTTCCCTGATATAGAAACATGCTTAAGGAATCAGACGTACAAGGTCTTAAGCTTACTGAAACGTAAAAACACCCATTATATAGAAATTAGCGAAGATGAAGAGTGCTTTTTTCACAATGTAAATACAAAAGAAGAGCTTTTGAATTTGACGGATTAATAAATGTACGAGAAAAAATGATTAGAGGTATATTGTCAGGACCAATGACGAATAAAATGCGAAAATAAAACAGAAAGTAGTAGCAAGGAGGTTTTTATATGAAAGGGTTTGTGATTAAAAGTTTTTTGTTATTCCTTGCTATTATGCTTGGCTACAGAATGAGATATCGCATGATGAATATGGCTCTTGGTCAACCGCTAATCCGAAGGTTCTTAGTAGGAAGCGCCATGTCTTTTCCAGGATTGCGCTCTAAAATGATGGACGAACTTATTTAGATATGCAATCTGCTAAAAAAGCTGCTTTCTTTTTTGATTTAGATAATACAATGTTTGATTATGAAGCCTCCTTTAAGAAGGCTTCTTTGTTTGCATTTCATACAATTACGAATAACAAATGGAACGATACCCCAATGGTGGAAAAGTGGTTCACTTATTATAAGGCATATTGTGATTTGTTTTGGTCAGCTTATGAAAAGGAAGTGATATCACGTCAAGAATACCAAAGAAAACGGCTGCTTTCTTCATTTAAGGCAATAGGTTTAAAGAGCTTTTGTGATGCACAGATCCAGTATTATCAAAAAGTTTTTGAAAAAAGTGTTCCTTCTGAAGTGGAACCCTTTGTATGGATAAAAGAAATCTTTCAGCGATTAGACCAGCTAGGAGTCTTAATTGGAATTATTTCAAACGGTGATTCGATAATTCAGAGGGAAAAAATAAAAAATTTAAAATTACATATACCAGAGATGAACATTTATATATCATCCGAAATAAATGTTGCAAAACCAAATCCCGATATCTTCCATTTTGTCAAAAACTGTACGGATGCTGAAGTTTATCACTATGTTGGAGATGCTTTTGATTTAGATATTGTGCCTGCAGTACAAGCTGGTTGGACTGCCATATGGTGGAACCCGCTCAAGCAGCCCGCGGCTGTTAACCACTCCTCCATTTACAATTGCACATCAAGCAGTGATTTGATTGAAGTCATTAAGAAATGTATTGAATCAGCTGGATATTCTCTCCATTAGCGGTTTGAAGCAGTACGAATAAATACTTTTTATCTTTACTGATTAAAATGAATGGCATAGAACTTCCGATCGGACTTATTTTTTGTCCGTTCTTTGTCGTGATTCCTAAAAAGTAGTTTTTGTATAATCCTTCCCAAAGCTTTCCTATTATCTCTTGGCTCTTTGCTTGAGAAAAACCAGGCAGGGATTTAACATTGTAATCTGTTAAAGATTCTAATGAGATCACATTATAGTTATTAAGATCGATCTGATAATAATTTGCTGCTTGTGTAAGTGTTCCTTGTAGGTATTGATTCGTTTTTTCATCTAATGCATTTTTTGCTCTTCTCTCTAGTGCGTTATTAGGGGTTTGAAATCCAGAATAAGATTGGCCAATCACAGATGTATACAAAAAATCATGGCTCATTTGCTGAACAGAGCGATACTTTTCTTCGTTTAAATGAATTTCTCCTTGATGATAAGAGATGGCCTCCCAAAGTCCAGGATCTGTACTTTTAATGTCTTTTTCCAAATCAATTGATTTTGCAGATGTTTTCCATTCAGTCATTTTGTTGATTAACTTTCCGTTTTCAAAGATCATAGCGATGTCCTGCCGCAGATAAACCCGTTCAGATGTCTCAGAATTTACTTTCCAAAGTAATTCGTAGCTTGTCGGTGTACCTTTTACGAATGAAAGGTCTGTTGTTGCCTTTGAAAAGGAGAATGAGCTGTCTAAAGGAAAGAATGTAATACTTTCACGAGCTTCTTTTTTAACAAACGGCTGGTAGATGATTCCTATTACAAGTATAATAATCAGCAGATAGATTGAAATTTTCCACTTCATACGTTAGGCCTCCTATAGGACAAACTTGTTCCTAAATTCTATGCAGAATTTTAAAAAATAGAAGACGGAGTAGCAGAAAACGCAGGAGTGGAAACGAGAGGAGAAAAGGTATGGAAATTCAAACGAATGAAATAGTGGGCTTCATTAAAGATCTCGTACATATTCCAAGTCCTTCAGGAAATACAGAAGCTGCAATAAACTATATGAAATCATTTTTTGAAGAAAACGATGTTTCATTTACGATGAGCAATAAAGGTGCTGTTATTGCAACTATCAAAGGTGAGGATGATACAAAACACCGGCTCCTGACTGCACATGTGGATACTCTCGGTGCTATGGTTAAAGAAATTAAAAATGATGGTCGCTTGAAACTAGATTTAATCGGCGGTTTTTATTGGAACACGATAGAAGGTGAATATTGCTCGATTCATACGAATTCTGGAAAAGTGTTTACCGGTACTGTTATGATGCATCAAACAGCAGCACACGTTTATAAAGGGATGAACGAATTAAAGCGTGATGAAAAGAACATGGTTGTTAGAGTCGATCAAGAATTTCATTCCAAGAAAGATGCTGAAGAAGCGGGAATCTCTGTAGGAGATTTTATTTCTTTTGCGCCAAGGTTTGAAGAGTCTGAAAGCGGATTTGTGAAATCGCGCCACCTCGACGACAAAGCAAGTGTTGCAATTCTTATGCACATCATTAAACAGATTAAGCAATCTTTTGTAACATTGCCTTACACGACCCATTTTCTGATCAGTAATAATGAAGAAATCGGGTTTGGCGGTAATTCTAACATTCCAAAAGAAACCGTTGAGTATTTAGCAGTGGACATGGGAGCAATTGGTGATGGGCAAGCAACAGATGAATTTACCGTAAGTATCTGTGCAAAAGATTCTGGCGGTCCATATCATTTTGCTTTAAGAAAACATCTTGTCGCTTTAGCTGAAAAACACAACATTGGGTACAAGGTAGATATATATCCTTATTATGGGTCAGACGCAACTGCTGCGATCCGCGCGGGAGCGGACATTGTACATGGGTTAATCGGTCCTGGGATTGATGCTTCTCATGCATTTGAGCGTACTCATGTTAAGTCATTGAAGCAAACAGCTGATCTCATAAATGTATATTTGCAATCACCGCTTGTGTAACATACTAAACCCTAGCCATTGCTAGGGTTTTTTCTTTGGCTGTTTTCTTAAACTTTGATGCTGATGTAAGTTAAGTGGTTGATTTCCGCTCCAAGTGCTTCGCTTTGTGCGGGCCGTGCGGTGAGCCCCTTAACCCTTTGTGCCCTAAAGGGTCTCACCTGACCGCTCGTCCTAGCCGGGAGTCTCGCATCTTGGGCTTCAATCAACTTGCAAATGAAGACAATTACAAAATTCTCTTCAG is from Fictibacillus sp. b24 and encodes:
- a CDS encoding molybdenum cofactor guanylyltransferase; its protein translation is MDKPMSCVGVVIAGGKSRRFGSPKVFAEWNNKTFFEHSMNSIAPLSDNLIAVVREEWIQALQPYNINYNAEIITDIDSFKGNGPLAGIYSAMMQIKADYYLVSPCDMPRMSSSMYEKWLKIAMDHPEYDCVVPLWEGKVYPLNGVYKRTCFPDIETCLRNQTYKVLSLLKRKNTHYIEISEDEECFFHNVNTKEELLNLTD
- a CDS encoding 5-formyltetrahydrofolate cyclo-ligase; amino-acid sequence: MNKSEWRKKIKQMLLLTKEDERRKKSKAISNLLFETEEWNKAQSVGITVARKFELDTSFIIKKAWEEGKKVGVPKCYSAEKQMQFREMRSYDELENVYMDLFEPRMDATQLITSDQIDLIIVPGLVFDRRGYRIGYGGGYYDRYLQTYQGLKISLAYSFQTTDTLPHEEFDIPVDHIITEDGRFI
- a CDS encoding HAD family hydrolase; protein product: MQSAKKAAFFFDLDNTMFDYEASFKKASLFAFHTITNNKWNDTPMVEKWFTYYKAYCDLFWSAYEKEVISRQEYQRKRLLSSFKAIGLKSFCDAQIQYYQKVFEKSVPSEVEPFVWIKEIFQRLDQLGVLIGIISNGDSIIQREKIKNLKLHIPEMNIYISSEINVAKPNPDIFHFVKNCTDAEVYHYVGDAFDLDIVPAVQAGWTAIWWNPLKQPAAVNHSSIYNCTSSSDLIEVIKKCIESAGYSLH
- a CDS encoding M42 family metallopeptidase, whose protein sequence is MEIQTNEIVGFIKDLVHIPSPSGNTEAAINYMKSFFEENDVSFTMSNKGAVIATIKGEDDTKHRLLTAHVDTLGAMVKEIKNDGRLKLDLIGGFYWNTIEGEYCSIHTNSGKVFTGTVMMHQTAAHVYKGMNELKRDEKNMVVRVDQEFHSKKDAEEAGISVGDFISFAPRFEESESGFVKSRHLDDKASVAILMHIIKQIKQSFVTLPYTTHFLISNNEEIGFGGNSNIPKETVEYLAVDMGAIGDGQATDEFTVSICAKDSGGPYHFALRKHLVALAEKHNIGYKVDIYPYYGSDATAAIRAGADIVHGLIGPGIDASHAFERTHVKSLKQTADLINVYLQSPLV
- the rpmG gene encoding 50S ribosomal protein L33, whose product is MRVNITLACTETGDRNYITTKNKRTNPDRLELKKYSPRLKKYTVHRETK
- a CDS encoding DUF92 domain-containing protein, yielding MEIILGGIALLSLLSAILKWLTVPGSITAFILGFIIFKAFDWQGLVILGVFFITSTLLTKWKRDLKRDEKALHSEEKKGRSAGQVLANGGAALIAAACHTAIPNPVWLIMYTAAFATATADTWASEIGVLSKKKPFHIKEWKTVDRGLSGAISSLGTFAAALGALLIGFSFYILFDTSFLVALCIAISGFVGNLADTVFGAWFEQKFFCSMCKKETESRVHCGKKTTRIYGVSWVSNNLVNFTSTLIGGMIAGGLYIWINL